The Quercus robur chromosome 7, dhQueRobu3.1, whole genome shotgun sequence genome has a segment encoding these proteins:
- the LOC126691575 gene encoding probable protein S-acyltransferase 16 isoform X2, with translation MKDRSSFSVPVTVVVLAILYIYLSTVFIFIERWFGLMSSPGVFNAVAFTFIALMCVFTYSDSVFTDPGRVPATYAPDIEDTENPIHEIKRKSGDLRYCQKCSHYKPPRAHHCRVCKRCVLRMVLLVGSLTIDPPKDELQSGDSFRTAYIISGLLLVPLCVALGVLLGWHIYLILHNKTTIEYHEGVRAMWLAEKGGNVYTHPYDLGAYENLTTVLGPNILSWVCPTPKHIDSGLRFQTAYDNLIGASTSKGS, from the exons ATGAAGGATCGCTCCAGCTTCTCTGTACCGGTAACCGTCGTCGTTTTGGCCATCTTGTACATATACTTGTCCACGGTCTTCATCTTCATAGAACGCTGGTTCGGCCTCATGTCCTCCCCTGGCGTCTTTAACGCCGTCGCTTTCACCTTCATCGCCCTCATGTGCGTTTTCACCTACTCCGACTCTGTCTTCACGGATCCGGGTCGCGTCCCCGCCACCTACGCACCCGATATCGAAGACACCGAAAACCCAATTCACGAAATCAAGCGCAag AGTGGGGATTTGAGATATTGTCAAAAGTGTTCTCACTATAAGCCTCCCCGTGCACATCATTGCCGTGTTTGCAAAAGATGTGTTTTGCGAATG GTCTTGCTTGTGGGTAGTCTAACAATTGATCCCCCAAAGGATGAGCTGCAAAGTGGAGACTCTTTCAGAACTGCATAT ATCATTTCGGGGCTGTTACTAGTCCCCTTATGTGTGGCACTGGGCGTTCTTTTAGGTTGGCATATCTACCTCATTTTGCATAACAAGACCACAATTGAG TACCATGAAGGAGTTCGAGCTATGTGGCTTGCAGAGAAAGGAGGGAATGTCTATACCCATCCATATGATCTTGGTGCCTATGAAAACCTTACAACA GTTTTGGGTCCAAATATCCTCAGCTGGGTATGCCCCACTCCAAAACATATTGATTCTGGCCTTCGCTTCCAGACTGCCTATGATAATCTTATTGGTGCATCAACATCTAAAGGAAGTTGA
- the LOC126691573 gene encoding laccase-17-like, giving the protein MGEMGVSFLASTKTTNMKAFLLPFIAFLLFPELAIGITRHYKFDIISRNVTRLCHTRSIVTVNGKFPGPRIVAREGDRLLIKVVNHIQSNISIHWHGIRQLQSGWADGPGYITQCPIQSGQTYVYNYTIVGQRGTLLWHAHFSWLRSSVYGPIIIRPKHGIPYPFAKPYKEIPIIFGEWFNVDPEAIISQALQTGAGPNVSDAYTINGLPGPLYNCSAKDTFKLKVKAGKTYLLRIINAALNDELFFSIANHTLTVVEVDAVYAKPFETHTILITPGQTTNVLLKTKPYFPNATFLMAARPYATGQGTFDNSTVAGILEYEQISSNFTHSTTSIKKIPLFKPTLPALNDTSYAANFTNKLRCLASAQYPANVPQSVDKHFFFTVGLGTNPCPKNQTCQGPTNVTKFTASINNISFPTLPTTALLQAHYFGKSKGVYTTDFPSNPIIPFNYTGTPPNNTGIINGTRVVTLPFNASVELVLQDTNILGAESHPLHLHGFNFFIVGLGFGNYDPNNDPPKFNFVDPSERNTVGVPSGGWVAIRFLADNPGVWLMHCHYEAHLSWGLRMAWVVFDGKLPNQKLLPPPADLPKC; this is encoded by the exons ATGGGAGAAATGGgtgtttcttttcttgcatcaacaaaaacaacaaacatgAAAGCTTTTCTTTTACCATTCATAGCCTTTCTTCTGTTTCCTGAATTGGCAATAGGCATAACCAGACACTACAAATTTGAT ATCATATCGCGAAATGTTACACGCCTATGCCACACGAGGAGCATAGTAACTGTAAATGGAAAATTTCCCGGGCCTCGCATTGTGGCTAGGGAGGGTGATCGTCTTCTAATTAAAGTGGTTAACCATATTCAATCCAATATCTCTATCCATTG GCATGGAATTCGACAACTTCAAAGTGGATGGGCTGATGGGCCAGGATACATAACTCAGTGCCCCATACAAAGTGGTCAAACCTATGTCTACAACTACACCATCGTGGGCCAAAGAGGGACTCTACTTTGGCATGCCCATTTTTCATGGCTAAGATCCTCTGTCTATGGCCCCATTATCATTCGACCCAAGCATGGCATCCCATATCCATTTGCCAAACCTTACAAGGAAATTCCCAtcatttttg GAGAGTGGTTTAATGTAGATCCTGAGGCAATCATTAGTCAAGCCCTCCAAACAGGTGCAGGCCCAAATGTCTCAGATGCATATACTATCAATGGACTCCCAGGACCCTTATACAATTGTTCTGCCAAAG aTACATTCAAGCTGAAGGTGAAAGCTGGGAAAACTTATCTTCTCCGCATAATCAATGCTGCACTCAACGATGAGCTCTTCTTCAGTATTGCAAACCACACTCTAACAGTTGTTGAAGTTGATGCTGTCTATGCTAAACCTTTTGAGACTCATACCATTCTCATCACCCCTGGACAAACCACAAATGTTCTTCTCAAAACCAAACCTTACTTCCCAAATGCCACTTTTCTCATGGCTGCTAGGCCATATGCAACTGGCCAAGGCACCTTTGACAACTCCACTGTGGCAGGTATCCTTGAATATGAACAAATATCATCTAATTTCACTCATTCTACAACCTCAATTAAGAAAATTCCACTCTTCAAACCAACTCTACCAGCTCTCAATGACACTTCCTATGCCGCAAATTTCACAAACAAACTCCGTTGCTTAGCGAGTGCTCAATACCCAGCTAATGTCCCACAAAGTGTGGACAAGCACTTCTTTTTCACAGTAGGCCTAGGAACAAACCCATGTCCGAAAAACCAAACATGTCAAGGACCTACTAATGTGACAAAGTTCACAGCTTCTATCAATAATATATCTTTCCCAACACTTCCAACCACAGCCCTCCTCCAAGCTCACTACTTTGGAAAATCAAAAGGTGTTTACACCACTGATTTTCCTAGCAACCCGATCATTCCTTTCAATTATACAGGCACACCACCGAACAATACAGGGATTATCAATGGAACCAGAGTAGTGACTCTTCCTTTCAATGCTAGTGTGGAGCTTGTGCTGCAGGACACTAACATTTTAGGGGCTGAGAGCCATCCTCTccatttgcatggctttaatttCTTTATAGTTGGACTAGGTTTCGGGAACTACGATCCAAACAATGACCCTCCAAAGTTCAATTTTGTTGACCCCAGTGAAAGGAACACCGTGGGTGTGCCGTCCGGTGGTTGGGTTGCAATTCGTTTTCTAGCGGACAATCCAG GGGTATGGTTAATGCATTGCCACTATGAAGCCCACTTGAGCTGGGGACTAAGAATGGCTTGGGTTGTCTTCGATGGAAAGCTTCCCAATCAGAAGCTGCTTCCTCCGCCAGCAGATCTTCCCAAATGTTGA
- the LOC126691572 gene encoding aspartic proteinase PCS1, protein MKPYYLLHLMPYYNSNSFSIPFLKSLSFLLFYAAAFCSSSSQTPTLVLPLKTQIIPTGSIPRPPNKLPFHHNVSLTVSLTVGTPPQNVSMVIDTGSELSWLHCNKTPSFPATFDPARSTSYSPIPCSSPTCTTQTQDFPIPASCDNNKLCHATLSYADASSSEGNLASDTFYFGSSDIPGMVFGCMDSSFSSNSDEDSKSTGLMGMNRGSLSFVSQMRFPKFSYCISGSDFSGLLLLGEANFSWLTPLNYTPLIQISTPLPYFDRVAYTVQLEGIKVSDKLLSLPKSVFVPDHTGAGQTMVDSGTQFTFLLGPVYTALRNEFLNRTAGILRVLEDPNFVFQGAMDLCFRVPLNQPKLPRLPTVTLMFRGAEMTVSGDWILYRVPGQVRGSDSVHCLTFGNSDLLGVEAFVIGHHHQQNVWMEFDLEKSRIGLAQMRCDLAGQRFSVGQ, encoded by the coding sequence ATGAAACCTTACTACCTTCTTCACCTTATGCCTTACTACAATTCCAATTCCTTCTCAATCCCATTtctcaaatctctctcttttcttcttttctacgCTGCAgcattttgttcttcttcatctCAAACACCGACACTTGTTTTGCCACTCAAAACTCAGATAATTCCAACTGGGTCCATTCCTAGACCTCCAAACAAGCTTCCTTTCCACCACAACGTGAGCCTCACTGTCTCTCTCACTGTTGGGACTCCTCCTCAAAACGTTTCCATGGTCATCGACACAGGAAGCGAGCTCTCCTGGCTTCACTGCAACAAAACTCCAAGCTTTCCCGCCACTTTCGACCCGGCCCGATCTACCTCTTACTCTCCGATACCGTGTTCCTCACCCACATGCACGACCCAGACCCAGGATTTCCCGATACCCGCTTCATGTGACAACAACAAGCTCTGCCACGCAACTCTCTCCTACGCTGACGCGTCCTCCTCAGAAGGAAACCTCGCCTCCGATACGTTCTATTTCGGAAGCTCCGATATTCCGGGCATGGTGTTTGGCTGCATGGATTCGAGCTTCAGCTCCAACTCCGACGAAGACTCCAAGAGCACCGGGTTAATGGGTATGAACCGTGGGTCTCTCTCTTTCGTTTCTCAAATGCGTTTTCCGAAATTTTCCTATTGCATATCGGGGTCCGATTTTTCGGGCCTTTTGTTGCTCGGCGAGGCCAATTTTTCGTGGTTGACTCCGTTAAACTACACGCCGTTGATTCAAATCTCAACGCCGTTACCGTACTTTGACCGAGTCGCTTATACGGTGCAGCTTGAAGGAATTAAAGTTTCGGATAAGTTGCTATCGTTACCTAAATCTGTATTTGTACCGGACCATACCGGGGCGGGTCAGACCATGGTAGACTCTGGGACCCAGTTCACGTTCTTACTGGGTCCGGTTTACACCGCATTAAGGAACGAGTTCTTGAACCGAACCGCAGGGATTTTGCGGGTCTTGGAGGATCCGAATTTTGTGTTCCAAGGAGCTATGGATTTGTGTTTCCGGGTCCCACTGAATCAACCGAAATTACCACGATTACCAACTGTGACTTTAATGTTTCGGGGGGCCGAAATGACTGTATCGGGCGATTGGATCTTGTACCGGGTACCGGGTCAAGTAAGAGGGAGTGATTCAGTGCATTGCTTGACCTTTGGGAACTCTGATTTATTGGGAGTAGAGGCCTTTGTGATTGGTCATCATCATCAGCAAAATGTGTGGATGGAATTTGATCTTGAAAAGTCTAGGATTGGTTTGGCCCAAATGAGATGTGATTTGGCGGGTCAGAGATTTAGTGTGGGACAGTAG
- the LOC126691574 gene encoding laccase-17-like translates to MGSRFLPSPAFLRAIFLASIALWILPKLVLAKHAGTTRHYKFDIKLQNVTRLCQTKSIVTVNGQIPGPRIIAREGDRLVIKVVNHVQHNITIHWHGVRQLRSGWADGPAYITQCPIQTGQVYVYNFTLTGQRGTLFWHAHISWLRATLYGPLVILPKRHASYPFPQPEKEVPIIFGEWWKVDTEKMINQAMSTGSAPNLSDAFTINGLPGPLYNCSAKDTFKLKVKPGKTYLLRLINAALNDELFFSIANHTLTVVEADAVYVKPFKTHTVLITPGQTTNVLLRTKSKSPNATFIMAARPYATGPATFDNTTATGLLEYENPSVSKAKNKNKKLQLLKPVLPQFNDTSFATKFSNKIRSLNSAKFPAKVPKTVDRRFFFTVGLGIIQCSQNQTCPNNTMVAASINNVSFVQPSTALLQAHFFNKSKGVYTTDFPANPLVKFNYTGNPPNNIMMNTGTKVVVLPFNASVELVLQDTSIIGAESHPLHLHGFNFFVLAQGFGNFDPKKDPAKFNLVDPAERNTIGVPSGGWVAIRFLADNPGVWFMHCHLEVHTSWGLKMAWVVQDGKGPKQKLPPPPSDLPKC, encoded by the exons ATGGGTTCTAGGTTTCTTCCATCACCAGCCTTTTTGAGAGCCATCTTTCTTGCTTCGATTGCATTGTGGATTTTGCCTAAGCTGGTACTCGCAAAGCATGCAGGCACAACCAGACATTACAAGTTTGAT ATCAAGTTACAAAATGTGACCAGACTATGCCAAACAAAGAGCATTGTGACAGTTAACGGGCAGATCCCCGGACCTCGGATCATCGCACGGGAAGGTGACCGGCTCGTGATTAAAGTGGTTAACCATGTCCAACACAATATCACCATCCATTG GCATGGAGTGAGGCAACTAAGAAGTGGATGGGCAGACGGACCCGCTTACATTACACAGTGCCCTATTCAGACAGGCCAGGTCTATGTGTACAATTTCACCCTTACAGGCCAAAGAGGGACTTTGTTTTGGCATGCTCACATCTCATGGCTTAGGGCAACTCTCTATGGACCACTTGTCATACTCCCAAAACGACATGCGTCCTACCCATTTCCTCAACCCGAAAAAGAAGTTCCCATCATTTTTG GAGAATGGTGGAAAGTAGACACAGAGAAAATGATCAACCAAGCCATGAGTACAGGATCAGCACCAAATCTCTCTGATGCCTTCACTATTAATGGTCTTCCAGGACCCTTATACAACTGTTCAGCCAAAG ATACATTCAAGCTCAAGGTGAAGCCTGGGAAAACCTATCTCCTCCGTTTGATCAATGCTGCACTCAACGATGAACTTTTTTTCAGCATTGCAAACCACACACTCACTGTGGTTGAAGCCGATGCAGTATATGTAAAGCCCTTCAAAACCCACACTGTCCTCATCACCCCAGGACAGACCACCAATGTTCTTCTCagaaccaaatccaaatccccAAATGCCACTTTCATAATGGCCGCTAGACCTTACGCTACAGGCCCTGCTACCTTTGACAACACCACAGCCACAGGATTGCTCGAATACGAAAACCCTTCAGTCTCAAAAGCcaaaaacaagaacaagaagctACAGCTTCTCAAACCAGTGCTTCCACAATTCAATGATACATCCTTTGCTACGAAATTCAGCAACAAAATCCGTAGCTTGAACTCAGCAAAATTCCCAGCAAAGGTTCCAAAAACAGTTGATAGACGCTTCTTCTTCACTGTAGGTTTAGGTATAATCCAATGCTCGCAAAACCAAACGTGCCCAAATAACACCATGGTTGCTGCTTCAATCAACAACGTGTCATTTGTGCAACCAAGCACAGCATTACTTCAAGCCCACTTCTTTAACAAATCTAAAGGTGTTTACACCACGGATTTCCCTGCCAACCCATTGGTCAAATTTAATTATACAGGCAATCCACCTAACAACATTATGATGAACACTGGTACTAAAGTTGTGGTGCTACCATTTAATGCTAGTGTGGAGTTGGTATTACAGGACACTAGCATTATTGGTGCAGAGAGCCACCCTCTTCACCTCCATGGCTTCAATTTCTTTGTGCTAGCTCAAGGTTTTGGAAACTTTGACCCCAAGAAAGACCCTGCGAAGTTCAACCTCGTTGACCCAGCTGAGAGGAACACCATAGGCGTACCATCTGGTGGTTGGGTTGCAATTCGCTTTCTTGCAGACAATCCAG GTGTTTGGTTTATGCACTGCCATCTGGAAGTACACACAAGCTGGGGCTTGAAAATGGCTTGGGTAGTCCAGGATGGAAAAGGGCCCAAGCAAAAGCTACCACCTCCACCGTCCGATCTTCCCAAATGTTGA
- the LOC126691575 gene encoding probable protein S-acyltransferase 16 isoform X1: MKDRSSFSVPVTVVVLAILYIYLSTVFIFIERWFGLMSSPGVFNAVAFTFIALMCVFTYSDSVFTDPGRVPATYAPDIEDTENPIHEIKRKSGDLRYCQKCSHYKPPRAHHCRVCKRCVLRMDHHCIWINNCVGHANYKVFFIFIVYAVIACIYSLVLLVGSLTIDPPKDELQSGDSFRTAYIISGLLLVPLCVALGVLLGWHIYLILHNKTTIEYHEGVRAMWLAEKGGNVYTHPYDLGAYENLTTVLGPNILSWVCPTPKHIDSGLRFQTAYDNLIGASTSKGS; the protein is encoded by the exons ATGAAGGATCGCTCCAGCTTCTCTGTACCGGTAACCGTCGTCGTTTTGGCCATCTTGTACATATACTTGTCCACGGTCTTCATCTTCATAGAACGCTGGTTCGGCCTCATGTCCTCCCCTGGCGTCTTTAACGCCGTCGCTTTCACCTTCATCGCCCTCATGTGCGTTTTCACCTACTCCGACTCTGTCTTCACGGATCCGGGTCGCGTCCCCGCCACCTACGCACCCGATATCGAAGACACCGAAAACCCAATTCACGAAATCAAGCGCAag AGTGGGGATTTGAGATATTGTCAAAAGTGTTCTCACTATAAGCCTCCCCGTGCACATCATTGCCGTGTTTGCAAAAGATGTGTTTTGCGAATG GATCACCATTGCATTTGGATCAATAATTGTGTTGGGCATGCAAACTATAAGgtgttcttcatcttcatcgTGTATGCTGTTATTGCATGCATCTATTCCCTG GTCTTGCTTGTGGGTAGTCTAACAATTGATCCCCCAAAGGATGAGCTGCAAAGTGGAGACTCTTTCAGAACTGCATAT ATCATTTCGGGGCTGTTACTAGTCCCCTTATGTGTGGCACTGGGCGTTCTTTTAGGTTGGCATATCTACCTCATTTTGCATAACAAGACCACAATTGAG TACCATGAAGGAGTTCGAGCTATGTGGCTTGCAGAGAAAGGAGGGAATGTCTATACCCATCCATATGATCTTGGTGCCTATGAAAACCTTACAACA GTTTTGGGTCCAAATATCCTCAGCTGGGTATGCCCCACTCCAAAACATATTGATTCTGGCCTTCGCTTCCAGACTGCCTATGATAATCTTATTGGTGCATCAACATCTAAAGGAAGTTGA